The Eleginops maclovinus isolate JMC-PN-2008 ecotype Puerto Natales chromosome 3, JC_Emac_rtc_rv5, whole genome shotgun sequence genome includes a region encoding these proteins:
- the itga10 gene encoding integrin alpha-10, producing MELRKYLLCLEFILLLKGLCQCFNIDVKHPRIFTGPEDALFGFSVLQHDDGGEKSMLVGAPWDGPPKNRKGDVYKCIVGEERNSNCSKVNLGEIALQNVSKNLRNSHLGMTLTPVSPDGFLACAPLWSQECGTSMFSTGICASVSDDLKPREAIAPTAQRCSTYMDIVIVLDGSNSIYPWYEVQNFLSNILSKFHISLDQMQVGILQYGEVAIHEWSLKDYQTTEDVVEAAKNISRQEGRETRTAFAIQTACTEAFSAERGARDGATKVMIVVTDGESHDGEELEGALDECISRNITRYAIAVLGHYIRRQQDPETFIKEIKSIASDPEEKYFFNVTDEAALNDIVDALGDRIFTLEGTLGYNQSSFHMEMSQIGFSTHTLDDGILFGMVGAYDWDGGVLKEGTNGRIIPPREAFESEFPLELKNHAAYLGYTVSSVIVGDWKRLYVAGAPRFKHKGKVILFELSDKGDVNIVQALNGEQIGSYYGSEVCGLDIDQDGITDVLLVAAPMFLGSGNKETGRVYIYTLSGEEVFVFNGTLKSEEKSQDARFGYALAAAPDLNHDGFTDLLVGAPLEDDHRGAIYLYHGAGIYVVHNYKQRISGLSISPTIQYFGRSVSARLDLDGDELIDLAVGAHGSAVMLSSRSIVQINVSLSFQPHSINVIQKTCQRGSRESACLNATACFTTVSHSPGPHRNSFDLWVSAMLDDRKLSARALFDDSSNRQTQLAVRVHTGQTLCYRLPFHVYDTADYIRPISFSLRFKINDTESGPVLDEGWPTTVKKSIQFFKDCGEDDVCTTDLVLQAHMDISGTRQKPYVIRSPRRRLAVEVQLQNRLENAYNTSLMLNYSRNLHFSSLSIREDANFKIECTALGANSHSCNVSYPVFRSQSKVNFMLEFEFSCTSLHNRVQMKLHAKSDSVEREDTLGDNSVQLQSFVQYEPELFVISESNLNRYEVHPTRTASEAIGPEFYTQLKLQNLGCYSVSNVELRLLLPSVAAGDTVFMTITDVSYNASWVNCSVLSDLPQLKARQRDVRALHPEDMMPNDILNCSRSWCTEIVCEVKQLLRGQFALIRVTRRVHDDFFRKAKYKSVKIIGAYSLVAQETNLITLGTGTVWRETVLEVLKGRAIPISLWILIGSIIGGLLLLALIIFILWKLGFFTRKQRGEDEDHED from the exons ATGGAGCTGCGTAAATACCTGTTGTGCCTGGAGTTCATCCTTCTCCTTAAAg GGTTGTGCCAGTGTTTCAACATTGATGTAAAGCATCCTCGCATCTTCACCGGTCCAGAGGACGCTCTGTTTGGCTTCTCTGTTTTACAACATGATGATGGCGGAGAGAAATC GATGCTGGTCGGTGCTCCGTGGGACGGGCCGCCCAAAAACAGGAAAGGTGATGTTTACAAATGCATcgtgggagaggagaggaactCAAACTGCAGCAAAGTAAATCTAG GTGAGATTGCTCTCCAGAACGTTTCTAAAAACCTGAGGAATTCTCACCTGGGAATGACGCTCACTCCAGTCTCCCCTGATGGATTCCTG gCATGTGCCCCTCTGTGGTCTCAGGAGTGTGGTACGTCTATGTTTAGCACTGGCATCTGTGCCTCTGTCAGCGATGACCTAAAACCACGAGAGGCCATCGCTCCCACAGCGCAAA GGTGCTCTACATACATGGACATTGTGATTGTGCTGGATGGCTCTAACAGTATCTACCCCTGGTACGAAGTCCAGAACTTTCTCAGCAACATCCTCAGCAAGTTCCATATCAGTTTGGACCAGATGCAG GTTGGTATACTGCAGTATGGTGAAGTAGCAATCCACGAGTGGTCTCTGAAGGACTACCAGACCACAGAGGATGTTGTGGAGGCCGCGAAGAACATCAGCAGACAGGAGGGACGAGAGACGCGCACTGCATTCGCTATCCAAACTGCCTG CACAGAGGCGTTCAGTGCTGAGCGTGGAGCAAGGGATGGGGCCACCAAGGTGATGATCGTAGTGACGGACGGTGAGTCACACGACGGGGAGGAGCTGGAAGGCGCTCTTGACGAGTGCATCAGCAGAAACATCACCAGATACGCCATCGCT GTTTTGGGTCATTACATCCGCAGGCAGCAGGACCCTGAGACGTTTATTAAAGAGATCAAGTCTATCGCCAGCGACCCAGAGGAGAAATACTTCTTCAATGTGACCGATGAAGCCGCGCTCAATGACATTGTTGACGCCCTGGGAGATCGCATCTTCACTCTGGAAG GCACTCTGGGCTACAACCAGAGCTCGTTCCACATGGAGATGTCTCAGATCGgcttctccacacacactctggat GATGGCATACTGTTTGGGATGGTGGGCGCCTACGACTGGGATGGTGGAGTGCTGAAGGAGGGAACCAACGGACGCATCATACCGCCCAGAGAGGCTTTTGAAAGCGAGTTTCCACTGGAGCTCAAAAATCATGCTGCTTATTTAG GTTACACAGTATCCTCTGTGATAGTTGGTGACTGGAAAAGGCTGTATGTGGCTGGTGCTCCTCGATTCAAACACAAAGGCAAAGTAATCTTGTTTGAACTCAGCGATAAAGGCGATGTAAACATTGTACAGGCCCTGAATGGAGAACAG ATTGGATCTTACTATGGCAGCGAGGTGTGTGGGCTGGATATCGACCAGGATGGCATCACTGATGTCCTTCTGGTTGCGGCTCCAATGTTCCTTGGCTCAGGAAACAAGGAAACTGGGAGAGTCTACATCTACACCCTCAGTGGG GAGGAAGTATTTGTGTTCAATGGCACTCTGAAGTCAGAGGAAAAATCCCAGGATGCCAGGTTTGGTTACGCACTGGCAGCCGCTCCAGACCTCAACCACGATGGCTTCACTGACCTGCTAGTGGGGGCTCCGCTGGAGGATGATCACAGAGGAGCCATCTATCTTTACCATGGAGCCGGTATTTACGTTGTGCACAATTACAAGCAG CGTATTTCAGGGTTATCGATTTCGCCCACCATTCAGTATTTTGGCCGCAGTGTGAGTGCTCGGTTGGACTTGGATGGAGATGAGCTAATAGACTTGGCCGTGGGAGCACACGGCAGCGCTGTGATGCTCAG CTCTCGAAGCATAGTGCAGATCAACGTGAGTCTGTCCTTTCAGCCACACTCCATCAACGTCATTCAGAAGACCTGCCAGAGGGGGAGCAGAGAGTCGGCCTGTCTCAACGCCACTGCCTGCTTCACAACCGTCTCCCACTCCCCAGGCCCACACAGGAACAGCTTTG ATCTGTGGGTGTCGGCCATGTTGGATGACAGGAAGTTGTCTGCGAGGGCCCTGTTTGACGACAGCTCCAACCGTCAGACCCAGCTGGCGGTTCGAGTTCACACAGGACAAACGCTCTGCTACAGACTGCCTTTCCATGTCTAT GACACGGCAGATTACATCCGTCCAATAAGCTTCTCACTGCGGTTCAAGATCAACGATACAGAGAGTGGTCCAGTGCTGGATGAAGGCTGGCCAACAACCGTCAAGAAATCT ATCCAGTTCTTTAAAGACTGTGGTGAAGATGATGTGTGTACAACAGACCTAGTGCTACAGGCTCATATGGACATCTCCGGGACAAG ACAGAAGCCTTATGTGATTCGCAGCCCTCGTAGGCGTCTGGCGGTGGAGGTGCAGCTTCAGAACAGACTGGAAAACGCCTACAACACTAGCCTGATGCTGAACTATTCACGCAACCTGCACTTCTCTAGCCTCAGCATCAGG GAGGATGCCAACTTTAAGATTGAGTGTACAGCACTCGGAGCCAACAGCCACTCGTGTAACGTCAGCTATCCAGTATTTCGCTCACAGTCAAAA gtCAACTTCATGTTGGAGTTTGAGTTCAGCTGCACGTCTCTGCACAACCGAGTGCAGATGAAGCTTCATGCCAAAAG TGACAGTGTGGAGAGAGAGGACACTTTGGGGGACAACAGTGTTCAGCTGCAGAGTTTCGTTCAGTACGAACCAGAGTTGTTTGTTATCAG tgAATCTAATTTGAACCGATATGAGGTCCACCCGACTCGGACAGCGTCAGAGGCAATTGGACCAGAGTTCTATACACAACTTAAG ctgcAGAACCTCGGATGTTACTCTGTGAGTAATGTGGAGCTGAGGCTGCTTCTGCCGTCCGTAGCTGCAGGAGACACAGTCTTCATGACCATCACCGATGTTTCATACAAC GCCTCATGGGTGAACTGCAGCGTGCTGAGTGATCTGCCCCAGCTGAAGGCCAGACAGAGAGACGTACGCGCCCTTCACCCAGAAGACATGATGCCAAATGACATACTG AACTGCAGCAGGTCATGGTGCACTGAGATTGTGTGTGAAGTAAAGCAGCTCCTACGAGGGCAGTTCGCTCTCATTCGTGTGACCCGCAGAGTTCATGATGACTTCTTCAGAAAA GCAAAATACAAGTCAGTGAAGATAATAGGTGCCTATAGCCTCGTAGCTCAGGAGACTAACCTCATTACTCTGGGCACAGGAACAGTCTGGAGGGAG ACTGTGTTAGAGGTGCTTAAGGGCCGAGCTATTCCTATCTCGCTGTGGATTCTGATCGGTAGCATCATTGGAGGTTTGCTGCTACTGGCCCTCATCATTTTCATACTATGGaag ctGGGATTCTTCACACgcaaacagagaggagaagatgaggaccATGAAGACTGA
- the polr3c gene encoding DNA-directed RNA polymerase III subunit RPC3 — protein MTAQEVRLCGLLLQEHFGEVVEKVGTHLLKSGAQNLRTILHETGISLDLVKKSLCVLVQHGACVFSSGRKGPGSPTEYRTSCDRILRILRYPRYIYTAKTLYGDTGELIIEELLQRGHMTMSSTVKTVADRLTQNMEDGRSMDYNEVSNSFSNLVETHFLQRCPPPPRAGPKESATPAPPAIPGTPAAPVSNAPPTAESFPDCYKVPHVTLTGRGKRQLSSEDVDDQRNAKKAKMDSETHGDEGICWQVNFERFHLHFRDQAIISAVANKLDQTSSEIVRTMLRMSEVTTSPSATCTKPLSANEIFRSLPTNYNILRPILDQYLTLLVDDPMEFVGKAGESGGGMYVVNMHRALANLARATLESVVQERFGSRSARIFRLLLRKRHLEQKQVEDFAMIPAKEAKDMLYSLLSQNLVQLQEVPKTPDYAPSRTFYLYTVNQLPTSRMLLQNCYKTVANLIERRLYESKESKRLLEKSQRIEAILASLQASGAEPEQLTEVEEMITAPEKQQLDALRLHINKLDSAENQVDETIFLIESYITSTATTS, from the exons ATGACCGCCCAGGAGGTCCGTCTGTGTGGTCTCCTGCTGCAGGAGCACTTTGGAGAAGTGGTGGAGAAAGTGGGAACACATCTGCTTAAAAGTGGAGCACAGAATTTGAGAACCATCCTTCACGAGACTGGCATCTCATTGGACCTG GTGAAGAAGTCCCTGTGTGTGCTGGTGCAGCACGGGGCCTGTGTGTTCAGCTCAGGCCGTAAAGGACCTGGGAGCCCTACGGAGTATCGGACCAGCTGTGACCGGATTCTGAGAATTCTGCGATACCCGCGCTACATCTACACTGCAAAAACCCTGTATGGGGACACTGGAGAGCTGATCATAGAGGAGCTACTACAGAGAGGTCACATGACCATGAGTAGCACGGTTAAGACCGTTGCTGACCGTCTTACGCAGAACATGGAGG ATGGTCGCAGCATGGATTACAATGAAGTGTCTAATTCATTCTCCAATCTGGTGGAGACCCATTTCCTTCAGCGGTGCCCTCCACCGCCACGAGCAGGGCCAAAAGAGAGTGCCACTCCAGCTCCCCCTGCAATCCCTGGTACACCAGCTGCCCCAGTCAGCAACGCTCCGCCCACAGCAGAGAGCTTCCCCGACTGTTACAAAGTGCCTCACGTGACACTCACAGGGAGAGGCAAACGCCAACTCTCCAGCGAGGATGTAGATGACCAAAGGAATGCAAAGAAAGCTAAAATGGATTCAGAG ACACATGGTGATGAGGGGATTTGCTGGCAGGTGAATTTTGAGAGGTTTCATCTCCACTTCAGAGACCAGGCCATCATCTCTGCTGTAGCCAACAAACTGGACCAG ACTAGCAGTGAGATAGTGAGGACTATGCTGAGGATGAGTGAGGTGACGACCTCGCCCTCAGCCACTTGCACAAAGCCCCTCTCAGCCAATGAGATCTTCAGGTCGCTGCCCACCAACTACAACATCCTCAGGCCCATCCTAGACCAGTACCTCACACTGCTGGTTGATGACCCG ATGGAGTTTGTTGGGAAGGCTGGTGAAAGTGGAGGAGGGATGTACGTTGTTA ATATGCATAGAGCGCTGGCCAATCTGGCACGAGCCACGCTTGAGTCTGTCGTTCAGGAGAG ATTTGGCTCCCGATCAGCCCGCATCTTCCGTCTGTTGCTAAGGAAACGTCACCTGGAGCAGAAGCAGGTGGAGGATTTTGCTATGATTCCGGCTAAAGAGGCTAAAGACATGCTGTACTCGCTGCTATCACAGAACCTGGTCCAGCTTCAG gAAGTCCCAAAGACTCCCGACTATGCTCCCTCTCGTACCTTCTATCTTTACACTGTCAACCAACTCCCCACTTCAAGAATGCTGCTTCAGAACTGCTACAAG ACTGTTGCCAACCTCATAGAGCGGCGCCTGTATGAGTCCAAAGAGAGCAA GCGTCTGCTGGAGAAATCCCAGCGAATCGAAGCAATCCTGGCATCTCTGCAGGCCAGCGGGGCCGAACCTGAGCAGCTGACGGAGGTGGAGGAGATGATCACTGCTCCTGAAAAACAACAGCTGGATGCCTTACGGCTTCATATCAACAA GTTAGACTCGGCCGAGAACCAGGTAGATGAAACCATCTTTCTTATAGAGTCCTACATCACCTCCACCGCTACCACAAGTTGA
- the rnf115a gene encoding E3 ubiquitin-protein ligase RNF115 — MAEAAAVPPHRFFCHCCKGEVNPKLPEYICPRCDSGFIEEVTEDSSLLEGGANGIDDAATQFAELWHLLLLERPFTTDADTPDSEPRLPGGRLGGLSDLGGLGGGPIGGSVPAGLGGPMGSLLGAGDPWGPGRPPRLHSQRRYRSRGSSRPDRSPAVEGIVQQFLAGLFANSGVPGSPPLSWTGMLHSNPGDYAWGQGGLDAVITQLLGQLENTGPPPAEKEKISSLPTVNISQEQADCCMECPVCKEDFAVGEPVRQLPCNHFFHSDCIVPWLEMHDTCPVCRKSLNGEDSSSQPPSESPTLSMDPRTQERWSF, encoded by the exons ATGGCGGAGGCTGCGGCTGTTCCACCGCATCGGTTTTTCTGTCACTGTTGTAAGGGAGAAGTGAACCCCAAACTCCCG GAGTATATCTGTCCGAGATGTGACTCAGGGTTCATAGAAGAAGTAACAGAAGACTCTAG TCTCCTAGAGGGTGGCGCTAACGGGATAGATGACGCAGCCACACAATTTGCAGAG CTATGGCACCTGTTGTTACTGGAGCGGCCATTTACAACCGACGCTGACACACCCGACTCAGAACCTCGGCTGCCTGGAGGACGTTTGGGGGGTCTGAGTGACCTGGGGGGGTTGGGAGGGGGACCAATCGGGGGGTCAGTCCCAGCAGGCCTTGGGGGACCTATGGGGAGTCTACTAGGAGCCGGGGATCCCTGGGGACCAGGACGCCCGCCTCGCCTACACAGCCAGAGGAGATACCGATCCAgaggcagcagtagaccagACCGCTCTCCTGCTGTGGAGGG GATTGTACAACAGTTTCTTGCTGGCCTCTTTGCCAACTCCGGAGTCCCCGGCTCACCTCCCCTCTCATG gACGGGGATGCTGCACTCTAACCCAGGGGATTACGCCTGGGGACAGGGAGGGTTAGACGCTGTGATAACACAG TTACTAGGTCAGTTGGAGAACACGGGACCTCCtccagcagagaaagagaagatcTCTTCTCTCCCAACAGTCAATATCTCTCAGGAACAAGCAG ACTGCTGTATGGAATGTCCGGTGTGCAAAGAGGACTTCGCAGTGGGAGAGCCAGTCAGACAGCTACCCTGTAACCACTTCTTTCATTCAGACTGTATAGTACCATGGCTGGAAATG CATGACACATGTCCAGTGTGTAGGAAGAGTTTGAACGGAGAAGACAGCAGCAGCCAGCCCCCTTCAGAGTCCCCCACCCTGTCCATGGACCCCCGCACACAGGAGAGATGGTCCTTCTGA
- the gba1 gene encoding lysosomal acid glucosylceramidase — MALSSSLLLVLVFLTAEVTLSTGSNECVARNFGHGSVVCECNSTHCDSVGSVALPPLGQFSSYLSSKAGSRLEAGGGSIRGNSTGAGLRLTIVPYQKYQKIRGFGGAMTDAAAINILSLSAGGQDQLLRQYFSPEGIGYSVVRVPMASCDFSTRLYTYADTPGDYNLDNFTLAPEDIKMKIPLLQRAQALSPGPLSLLASAWSSPAWMKTNGALIGKGSLKGQPGGKEHKTWAQYYIRFLEEYAKYNLTFWALTTGNEPSAGHITNYSFQALGFTPEEQRDWVALDLGPALHASSHPHTHVLILDDNRLLLPHWAKVVLSDIHAGKYIHGVAVHWYLDSLVPAEISLGVTHHLFPEYYLFGTEACSGFSPLDRGVKLGAWDRAEHYAQDIIEDLNHYVVGWTDWNLALDQTGGPNWVKNFVDSPVIVDAKRDIFYKQPHFYSIAHFSKFLLEGSQRVGVSPNQHTDLEYTAFIRPDGSVVLIILNRSSTVIQFEVWDPAVGYISSTVPEHSLLTLVWNTQ; from the exons ATGGCGTTATCATCATCTTTACTGTTGGTCCTTGTTTTCCTCACAGCGGAAGTGACCCTCTCTACAG GAAGCAATGAATGTGTTGCCAGAAACTTTGGCCATGGCTCtgtggtgtgtgagtgtaatTCAACCCACTGTGACAGTGTTGGGTCAGTCGCCTTGCCTCCACTGGGCCAGTTCTCCTCCTACCTGAGCAGCAAGGCCGGCAGCAGACTGGAGGCAGGCGGGGGTTCGATCCGAGGGAATAGCACTGGGGCAG GCCTCAGGTTGACTATTGTTCCCTACCAGAAGTACCAGAAGATCAGGGGGTTCGGTGGAGCTATGACTGACGCAGCAGCCATCAACATCCTGTCTCTTTCTGCTGGTGGACAGGACCAGCTGCTGCGGCAGTACTTTTCCCCTGAAG GTATTGGTTACAGCGTGGTGCGTGTCCCCATGGCCAGTTGTGACTTCTCCACCCGTCTGTACACATATGCCGACACACCTGGAGACTACAACCTGGACAACTTCACTCTGGCCCCAGAGGACATCAAAATGAAG aTCCCTCTCCTGCAGCGGGCTCAGGCCTTGTCTCCTGGCCCTCTGTCTCTGCTAGCCAGTGCCTGGAGCTCCCCCGCCTGGATGAAAACTAACGGAGCCCTCATAGGAAAAGGCTCCCTGAAGGGGCAGCCCGGGGGCAAGGAGCACAAAACCTGGGCTCAGTACTATATCAG GTTCCTGGAGGAATATGCTAAATATAACTTGACCTTCTGGGCTTTGACCACAGGGAATGAGCCATCTGCAGGACACATAACAAATTACAG TTTCCAGGCTCTTGGCTTCACTCCTGAGGAGCAGAGGGACTGGGTGGCTCTGGACCTGGGCCCTGCCCTGCACGCTTCCtcacacccgcacacacacgTCCTCATCCTGGATGACAaccgcctgctgctgcctcactgGGCTAAAGTG GTCCTAAGTGACATTCACGCAGGAAAGTACATTCATGGTGTTGCAGTCCACTGGTACCTTGACAGCCTTGTCCCAGCAGAGATCAGCCTGGGAGTCACACATCATCTCTTCCCAGAGTATTACCTGTTTGGCACAGAGGCCTGCTCTGGTTTCAGCCCACTAGACAGAGGAGTGAAGCTGGGTGCCTGGGACAGGGCTGAACACTACGCGCAGGACATTATAGAG GACTTAAATCATTATGTGGTGGGTTGGACTGACTGGAACCTGGCGTTGGACCAGACTGGTGGGCCAAACTGGGTTAAAAACTTTGTCGACAGCCCTGTTATCGTGGATGCAAAGCGGGATATCTTCTACAAGCAGCCACACTTCTACAGCATCGCCCACTTCAG TAAGTTCCTGTTGGAGGGGTCTCAGAGAGTGGGTGTGTCTCCTAATCAGCACACAGACCTGGAATACACTGCCTTCATCAGACCAGATGGCTCAGTGGTGCTCATCATTCTCAACAG GTCATCAACAGTGATCCAGTTTGAAGTCTGGGATCCCGCTGTGGGTTACATCTCCTCCACTGTACCGGAACATTCATTGCTCACTCTGGTTTGGAACACACAATAA
- the dap3 gene encoding 28S ribosomal protein S29, mitochondrial isoform X1, producing the protein MALQRLSFRLRQTVTHVRSLHTSGCGQQQAAVVVESEPEPLSVFRTQENDPACQSEKHMGQYYALPSPHIRTLFPHGLPGRFEQQLKTFNEACMMVRKPSLEVISYLKKTDFSKPSLRYLFYGLAGSGKTMSLCHTVHFCYTQGWLVLHIPDAHIWMKNCKELMPSSYNESRFDQPLQASEWLRNFRITNEPFLSKIKTKQRYVWTKREFTEEGSLLGQLVDQGISRVKSSSDVVGAVLKELRLQSGQPESDFRMAVAVDGVNALWGRSTIKKKDKSPVEPDELTLVYNLKKLLTKDWTGGAILTTLSQTGSLYTPKFAYLPQELLGKRGFDSMDPFIPVSVPNYSEKEFESCYLYLIDRHWLQHPQSRTEEGKKEIIFLSNRNPSMMDRICASL; encoded by the exons ATGGCTCTCCAAAGACTGTCCTTCAGACTACGGCAAACG GTAACGCATGTACGGTCCCTTCATACCAGTGGATGtgggcagcagcaggcagctgtgGTTGTAGAGTCAGAACCTGAGCCCCTCTCAGTTTTCAGAACACAAGAGAATGATCCG GCATGTCAGTCAGAGAAGCACATGGGACAGTATTACGCGTTGCCCTCCCCACACATCCGCACCCTGTTCCCTCATGGTCTCCCAGGGCGCTTTGAACAACAG ctaaagACGTTCAATGAAGCCTGTATGATGGTGAGGAAGCCATCTCTCGAGGTCATATCTTACCTGAAGAAAACAGACTTCAGCAAACCGTCACTGCGATATTTATTCT ACGGCTTAGCTGGAAGTGGGAAAACAatgtctctctgtcacacagTCCACTTCTGCTACACACAGGGGTGGCTGGTGCTGCATATTCCTGATG CTCACATCTGGATGAAGAACTGTAAGGAGCTGATGCCGTCATCCTATAATGAATCTCGCTTTGATCAGCCTTTACAAGCCTCTGAATGGTTACGCAACTTCCGAATCACAAACGAGCCCTTCCTCTCAAAG ataaaaacaaagcagcgcTATGTGTGGACGAAGAGAGAGTTCACCGAGGAGGGAAGTTTACTAGGACAGCTGGTGGATCAG GGTATATCTCGTGTGAAGAGCAGCAGTGATGTGGTGGGGGCAGTGTTGAAGGAGCTGAGGCTGCAGAGCGGGCAGCCAGAGTCGGACTTTCGCATGGCCGTGGCTGTGGATGGTGTCAACGCCCTGTGGGGACGATCCACCATCAAGAAGAAGGATAAGAGTCCG GTGGAACCAGATGAGCTGACTTTGGTTTATAACCTGAAGAAGCTGCTGACAAAGGACTGG ACTGGAGGCGCCATCCTCACCACTCTGTCTCAGACAGGGTCTCTCTACACCCCGAAATTTGCGTACTTGCCTCAAGAGCTGCTGGGCAAG AGGGGGTTTGACAGCATGGACCCGTTCATCCCGGTGTCGGTGCCCAACTACAGCGAGAAGGAATTTGAGAGCTGTTACCTCTACTTGATTGACCGCCATTGGTTGCAGCATCCACAGA GTCgaacagaggaaggaaagaaagaaatcatCTTTTTGAGCAACAGAAATCCATCAATGATGGACAGAATTTGTGCCTCCCTATAA
- the dap3 gene encoding 28S ribosomal protein S29, mitochondrial isoform X2 — protein sequence MALQRLSFRLRQTVTHVRSLHTSGCGQQQAAVVVESEPEPLSVFRTQENDPACQSEKHMGQYYALPSPHIRTLFPHGLPGRFEQQLKTFNEACMMVRKPSLEVISYLKKTDFSKPSLRYLFYGLAGSGKTMSLCHTVHFCYTQGWLVLHIPDAHIWMKNCKELMPSSYNESRFDQPLQASEWLRNFRITNEPFLSKIKTKQRYVWTKREFTEEGSLLGQLVDQGISRVKSSSDVVGAVLKELRLQSGQPESDFRMAVAVDGVNALWGRSTIKKKDKSPVEPDELTLVYNLKKLLTKDWTGGAILTTLSQTGSLYTPKFAYLPQELLGKVRDRFNIVCLALVLKLGQQLSLTFSFQTLVISLEISNLGF from the exons ATGGCTCTCCAAAGACTGTCCTTCAGACTACGGCAAACG GTAACGCATGTACGGTCCCTTCATACCAGTGGATGtgggcagcagcaggcagctgtgGTTGTAGAGTCAGAACCTGAGCCCCTCTCAGTTTTCAGAACACAAGAGAATGATCCG GCATGTCAGTCAGAGAAGCACATGGGACAGTATTACGCGTTGCCCTCCCCACACATCCGCACCCTGTTCCCTCATGGTCTCCCAGGGCGCTTTGAACAACAG ctaaagACGTTCAATGAAGCCTGTATGATGGTGAGGAAGCCATCTCTCGAGGTCATATCTTACCTGAAGAAAACAGACTTCAGCAAACCGTCACTGCGATATTTATTCT ACGGCTTAGCTGGAAGTGGGAAAACAatgtctctctgtcacacagTCCACTTCTGCTACACACAGGGGTGGCTGGTGCTGCATATTCCTGATG CTCACATCTGGATGAAGAACTGTAAGGAGCTGATGCCGTCATCCTATAATGAATCTCGCTTTGATCAGCCTTTACAAGCCTCTGAATGGTTACGCAACTTCCGAATCACAAACGAGCCCTTCCTCTCAAAG ataaaaacaaagcagcgcTATGTGTGGACGAAGAGAGAGTTCACCGAGGAGGGAAGTTTACTAGGACAGCTGGTGGATCAG GGTATATCTCGTGTGAAGAGCAGCAGTGATGTGGTGGGGGCAGTGTTGAAGGAGCTGAGGCTGCAGAGCGGGCAGCCAGAGTCGGACTTTCGCATGGCCGTGGCTGTGGATGGTGTCAACGCCCTGTGGGGACGATCCACCATCAAGAAGAAGGATAAGAGTCCG GTGGAACCAGATGAGCTGACTTTGGTTTATAACCTGAAGAAGCTGCTGACAAAGGACTGG ACTGGAGGCGCCATCCTCACCACTCTGTCTCAGACAGGGTCTCTCTACACCCCGAAATTTGCGTACTTGCCTCAAGAGCTGCTGGGCAAGGTCAGAGATCGttttaatata gttTGCTTAGCTCTTGTCCTCAAGCTCGGACAGCAGTTGAGTCTTACCTTCTCTTTTCAAACTTTGGTCATTAGTCTGGAAATATCGAACCTGGGCTTTTGA